A part of Sulfurifustis variabilis genomic DNA contains:
- the rpoZ gene encoding DNA-directed RNA polymerase subunit omega, with protein MARITVEDCLENVENRFQLVLVAAKRARQLSSGAEACVARENDKPTVLALREIADGFVTSAILDEEQVQAGLEADDDTAEQNPAADAAGGTGELPQA; from the coding sequence ATGGCCCGCATCACCGTCGAAGATTGCCTCGAAAACGTGGAGAACCGCTTCCAGCTGGTGCTGGTCGCGGCCAAGCGCGCCCGCCAGCTCTCTTCGGGGGCCGAGGCGTGCGTCGCGCGCGAAAACGACAAGCCGACCGTGCTCGCCCTGCGCGAGATCGCGGACGGTTTCGTGACGAGCGCCATTCTGGACGAGGAGCAGGTGCAAGCCGGACTCGAGGCCGATGACGATACAGCCGAGCAAAACCCCGCCGCCGACGCCGCCGGCGGGACGGGAGAGCTCCCCCAGGCGTGA
- a CDS encoding PP2C family protein-serine/threonine phosphatase, which translates to MKYQLAQLSVGGGRAANEDRVGTAERDNAVLLVVADGLGGHSGGELASQTLVETVLRVFQGVKQPRLSDPFSFLALTILKAHGSVAARAKMHVPPLEARTTCVVCLVQDGYAYWAHVGDSRLYHFRDGKLLVRTEDHTTIEELRRDGVITEEEMANHPRKSLLLRSVGGPSPPRISLGDEVALHTGDVLLLCSDGLWEALRAEEIAAALRRPRVDEAVEEMVLAAEKRMGDACDNVSAVCLRWEDRLTKSLPLQPPRPAQVDAAQLWRGAAAKVAAQRSPRPAAPAGAKRQDRIESEIQELEEYLRRLESKG; encoded by the coding sequence ATGAAGTACCAGCTCGCGCAGCTCTCCGTCGGCGGCGGCCGCGCGGCCAACGAGGACCGGGTGGGCACGGCCGAACGCGACAACGCGGTGCTCCTCGTCGTCGCGGACGGACTCGGGGGCCACAGCGGCGGCGAGCTCGCCTCGCAGACGCTGGTCGAGACGGTGCTGCGGGTCTTCCAGGGCGTGAAGCAGCCGCGACTGTCCGATCCCTTCTCCTTCCTCGCGCTCACGATTCTCAAGGCGCACGGCTCGGTGGCCGCGCGCGCGAAGATGCACGTCCCGCCGCTCGAGGCGCGCACCACCTGCGTCGTCTGCCTCGTGCAGGACGGCTACGCCTACTGGGCGCACGTCGGCGACAGCCGCCTGTATCACTTCCGGGACGGCAAGCTGCTCGTGCGGACCGAGGATCACACGACCATCGAGGAGCTGCGGCGCGACGGCGTGATCACGGAAGAGGAGATGGCCAACCATCCGCGCAAGAGCCTGCTGCTGCGCTCGGTCGGCGGGCCGTCGCCGCCGCGCATCAGCCTGGGCGACGAGGTCGCGCTGCACACGGGCGACGTGCTGCTCCTGTGCAGCGACGGGTTGTGGGAGGCGCTGCGCGCCGAGGAGATCGCCGCGGCGCTGCGCCGGCCGCGCGTGGACGAGGCGGTCGAGGAGATGGTGCTCGCCGCGGAGAAGCGCATGGGGGACGCGTGCGACAACGTGAGCGCCGTCTGCCTGCGCTGGGAGGACCGCCTCACGAAAAGCCTGCCGCTCCAGCCGCCGCGGCCCGCGCAGGTCGACGCCGCGCAGCTCTGGCGCGGCGCGGCCGCCAAGGTCGCCGCGCAGCGCTCCCCGCGCCCGGCCGCGCCGGCGGGCGCCAAGCGCCAGGACCGCATCGAAAGCGAGATCCAGGAGCTCGAGGAATACCTGCGACGCCTGGAGTCCAAGGGCTGA
- a CDS encoding methylated-DNA--[protein]-cysteine S-methyltransferase, whose product MNPTDYARVEQTIRYLDRHFHRQPGLAELAAQVHLSEYHFQRLFRRWAGVSPKRFLQYLTADYVKARLRDAATVLEAADGAGLSSGGRVHELLVTLHAVTPGEWKSEGEGLVIRYGYAPTRFGECLVAATDRGICALHFAPDPSQASLDGLRAQWPRARFVERPGEARAIARRVFGSGGEPLALHVGGSNFQIKVWEALLTVPAGRLVSYDELARRAGRPGAARAVGTAVGANPVAVLIPCHRVIRKTGAFGEYRWGDTRKRALLAWEAARANQF is encoded by the coding sequence ATGAATCCGACCGATTACGCGCGCGTCGAACAGACCATCCGCTACCTCGACCGCCACTTCCACCGGCAGCCGGGCCTCGCCGAGCTCGCGGCCCAGGTCCACCTGAGCGAGTACCACTTTCAGCGCCTGTTCCGGCGCTGGGCGGGCGTCAGCCCGAAGCGGTTCCTGCAGTACCTCACCGCCGACTACGTGAAGGCGCGCCTGCGCGACGCGGCGACCGTGCTGGAGGCCGCCGACGGCGCCGGTCTCTCGAGCGGCGGCCGGGTGCACGAGCTCCTCGTCACGCTCCACGCCGTCACGCCCGGCGAGTGGAAGTCGGAAGGTGAGGGTCTCGTCATCCGCTACGGGTACGCGCCCACGCGCTTCGGCGAATGCCTGGTCGCCGCGACTGACCGCGGCATCTGCGCGCTGCATTTCGCCCCCGACCCGAGCCAGGCCTCTCTCGACGGGCTGCGCGCACAGTGGCCGCGGGCGCGGTTTGTCGAGCGCCCGGGCGAGGCGCGGGCGATCGCGCGGCGCGTCTTCGGCTCCGGCGGGGAGCCGCTCGCGCTGCACGTGGGCGGAAGCAACTTCCAGATCAAGGTATGGGAGGCGCTGCTCACGGTACCGGCCGGGCGGCTCGTCTCCTATGACGAGCTGGCGCGCCGCGCCGGCCGCCCCGGCGCGGCGCGCGCCGTCGGCACCGCCGTGGGCGCGAACCCCGTCGCCGTGCTGATTCCCTGTCATCGCGTCATCCGCAAGACCGGGGCGTTCGGCGAGTACCGCTGGGGCGACACCCGCAAGAGGGCGCTGCTCGCCTGGGAGGCGGCACGCGCGAATCAATTCTGA
- the rph gene encoding ribonuclease PH, with product MRPSGRASDELRPIRITRRFTRHAEGSVLIEFGETRVVCNVSVEEKVPPFLKGKGQGWITAEYGMLPRATKERTQREAAKGKQGGRTMEIQRLIGRSLRAMVDLTKLGERTFTVDCDVIQADGGTRTASITGGCVALVDALDHLRGAKGLAANPLLHLVASVSVGIREGAPILDLDYIEDSSADTDSNYVMSEGGGFIEVQGTAERGTFSRAQLEAMTALAEKGIRELFAHQRQALGQK from the coding sequence ATGCGACCGAGCGGACGCGCGAGCGACGAGCTGCGCCCCATACGCATTACCCGCCGATTCACGCGCCACGCCGAGGGATCGGTGCTGATCGAGTTCGGCGAGACGCGCGTCGTATGCAACGTGAGCGTCGAGGAAAAGGTGCCGCCCTTCCTCAAGGGCAAGGGCCAGGGATGGATCACGGCCGAGTACGGCATGCTCCCGCGCGCCACCAAGGAGCGCACCCAGCGCGAGGCCGCGAAGGGCAAGCAGGGCGGGCGCACCATGGAGATCCAGCGGCTGATCGGCCGGAGCCTGCGCGCCATGGTCGATCTCACGAAGCTCGGCGAGCGCACCTTCACGGTCGACTGCGACGTGATCCAGGCCGACGGCGGCACGCGCACCGCCTCGATCACGGGCGGGTGCGTCGCGCTCGTCGACGCGCTCGACCACCTGCGCGGCGCGAAGGGACTCGCGGCGAACCCGCTGCTGCACCTGGTGGCCTCCGTCTCCGTCGGCATCCGCGAGGGCGCGCCGATCCTCGATCTCGACTACATCGAGGACTCGAGCGCCGACACGGACTCGAACTACGTGATGAGCGAAGGCGGCGGGTTCATCGAGGTCCAGGGCACCGCCGAGCGCGGCACGTTCTCGCGCGCGCAGCTCGAGGCGATGACCGCGCTCGCGGAGAAGGGCATCCGCGAACTGTTCGCGCATCAGCGGCAGGCGCTGGGGCAAAAATGA
- the gmk gene encoding guanylate kinase, which produces MGNLLILSAASGTGKTSLAHALIESEPDVVFSVSHTTRAPRPGEVHGRHYYFVSPEEFEAMVARGDFLEHAQVFGNRYGTSRQEIEQRLAQGKSVILDIDWQGARAVKRQLPEAVSVFILPPSREALLERLTRRGQDDPEVIARRMSVAVDEMAHCREFDHLVVNDDFQAALADIRAILRGRPEDARPVWVDIDRLLAP; this is translated from the coding sequence ATGGGTAATCTCCTCATCCTCTCCGCCGCCTCCGGGACCGGCAAGACCAGCCTCGCGCACGCGCTTATCGAGAGCGAGCCCGACGTCGTGTTCTCGGTCTCGCATACGACGCGCGCACCGCGACCCGGCGAGGTGCACGGGCGGCACTACTACTTCGTGAGCCCCGAGGAGTTCGAGGCGATGGTGGCCCGGGGCGACTTCCTCGAGCACGCGCAGGTCTTCGGAAATCGCTACGGGACCTCGCGCCAGGAGATCGAACAGCGGCTGGCGCAGGGGAAGAGCGTGATCCTCGATATCGACTGGCAGGGGGCGCGGGCGGTAAAGCGCCAGCTGCCCGAGGCCGTTTCGGTCTTCATCCTCCCCCCGTCGCGCGAGGCGCTGCTCGAGCGGCTCACCCGGCGGGGCCAGGACGACCCTGAGGTCATCGCCCGGCGCATGAGCGTGGCGGTGGACGAAATGGCCCATTGCCGCGAATTCGATCACCTCGTCGTGAACGACGACTTCCAGGCCGCCCTCGCCGACATCAGGGCCATTCTGCGCGGGAGGCCGGAGGACGCGCGGCCGGTGTGGGTCGACATCGACCGGCTCCTCGCGCCGTAG
- a CDS encoding EamA family transporter, whose product MTHDRSWRLKVAAAFAIVYLVWGSTYLAIRVGVAELPPALFAGARFLAAGALLLAYARLTGQAWPSGAREWRTIAIVAVLLLVTANGLVVWGEQWVASNQAALIVATTALWIAALGALGPRGEPLGGRTITGLAIGLLGVAVLLDPPSEFGRGLFLGQLAILGASVAWASGSIYARRVRPRTAPLMSAAWQSLLAGLILIALGLAQGEAAHWRWTPASAASLLYLIVFGSCLAYAAYVWLLHEVTPASLGTYAYVNPAVAVVLGWWLLDERLDARQLLGMIVILAGVVLVSTARPRAVVTAEERV is encoded by the coding sequence GTGACCCACGACCGGTCCTGGCGACTCAAGGTCGCCGCCGCCTTTGCGATCGTCTACCTCGTCTGGGGCTCGACCTATCTCGCGATCCGCGTCGGCGTGGCCGAGCTGCCTCCGGCGCTCTTCGCCGGCGCGCGCTTTCTCGCGGCGGGCGCGCTGCTGCTCGCCTATGCGCGCCTGACCGGCCAGGCATGGCCGTCGGGTGCGCGCGAGTGGCGCACGATCGCGATCGTCGCCGTGCTCCTCCTCGTCACCGCCAACGGGCTCGTCGTCTGGGGCGAACAATGGGTGGCCTCGAACCAGGCGGCGCTCATCGTCGCGACCACGGCGCTGTGGATCGCGGCGCTCGGCGCCCTCGGCCCGCGCGGCGAACCGCTCGGGGGTCGCACGATCACGGGCCTCGCCATCGGCCTGCTCGGCGTGGCGGTGCTGCTCGACCCGCCGAGCGAGTTCGGGCGCGGGCTCTTCCTCGGTCAGCTCGCCATCCTCGGCGCATCGGTCGCCTGGGCGAGCGGCTCGATCTATGCGCGCCGCGTGCGCCCGCGCACGGCCCCGCTCATGTCGGCGGCGTGGCAGTCGCTCCTGGCGGGGCTCATCCTGATCGCCCTCGGTCTCGCGCAGGGCGAGGCGGCGCACTGGCGGTGGACGCCGGCGAGCGCCGCTTCGCTCCTCTACCTCATCGTCTTCGGCTCCTGCCTGGCGTACGCGGCCTACGTCTGGCTGCTGCACGAGGTGACGCCGGCCTCGCTCGGCACGTACGCCTACGTCAATCCGGCGGTCGCGGTCGTCCTCGGCTGGTGGCTCCTCGACGAACGCCTCGACGCCCGGCAGCTGCTCGGCATGATCGTCATCCTGGCCGGGGTGGTGCTCGTGTCGACCGCCCGCCCGCGCGCCGTGGTCACGGCCGAGGAGCGCGTCTGA
- a CDS encoding serine/threonine-protein kinase yields MEIDITNALPAGHELRQYRIVRPLGGGGFSIVYLAHDTAQNRPVVIKEYLPGNQAKRAEDVSVQSLSAETNATFRQGIKRFFEEAAVLAKIRHESIVQVIDFFRDNNTVYIVMQHEEGKDLRWYVKRYGRLPEKFIRSVFTGVLLGLRELHAHHLLHLDIKPANIFLRPGGKPLLLDFGAAQPAYRENRVQAPHTLTLGYAPIEQHRRGHLGPWTDLYAIGASIWTCMSGKAPLPATRRAERDALKPAAKKFARHYSRPLLEAVDWCLRVDQLERPQNVQQLLDFLAREPAPETEPPAGLLGRLGLSWLAKRAG; encoded by the coding sequence ATGGAAATCGACATCACAAACGCACTTCCGGCGGGGCACGAGCTTCGCCAGTACCGCATCGTCCGCCCGCTCGGCGGCGGCGGTTTCAGCATCGTCTATCTCGCCCACGACACGGCGCAGAACCGCCCCGTCGTGATCAAGGAGTACCTGCCCGGCAACCAGGCCAAGCGCGCGGAGGACGTCAGCGTGCAGAGCCTGTCGGCGGAGACCAACGCGACGTTCAGGCAGGGCATCAAGCGCTTCTTCGAGGAGGCCGCGGTGCTCGCCAAGATCCGGCACGAGAGCATCGTGCAGGTGATCGATTTCTTCCGCGACAACAACACGGTCTACATCGTGATGCAGCACGAGGAGGGCAAGGACCTGCGCTGGTACGTCAAGCGCTACGGCCGGCTGCCCGAAAAATTCATCCGCTCGGTGTTCACGGGGGTGCTGCTCGGGCTGCGCGAGCTGCACGCGCACCACCTGCTGCACCTCGACATTAAACCGGCGAACATCTTTCTGCGTCCCGGCGGCAAGCCGCTGCTGCTCGACTTCGGCGCGGCGCAGCCGGCGTACCGCGAGAACCGCGTGCAGGCGCCGCACACCCTCACCCTCGGCTACGCGCCGATCGAGCAGCATCGGCGCGGGCACCTGGGACCCTGGACCGACCTCTACGCCATCGGCGCGTCGATCTGGACCTGCATGAGCGGCAAGGCGCCGCTGCCGGCGACCAGGCGCGCCGAGCGCGACGCGCTCAAGCCCGCCGCGAAGAAGTTCGCGCGCCACTACTCGCGCCCCCTGCTCGAGGCCGTGGACTGGTGCCTGCGCGTCGACCAGCTCGAGCGGCCCCAGAACGTGCAGCAGCTCCTCGATTTCCTGGCCCGGGAACCGGCGCCGGAGACCGAGCCGCCGGCGGGCCTGCTCGGCCGCCTGGGGCTGTCGTGGCTCGCGAAGCGGGCGGGATGA
- a CDS encoding XTP/dITP diphosphatase produces the protein MTRRIVLASSNAGKVREINQMLAGHDLEVVPQSQFAVTDVEETGLTFVENAILKARHAARHARLPAVADDSGLEVDALEGAPGIYSARYAGPGAGDAANLRKLLEQLEQVPDARRTARFQCLMVYLRHADDPTPLIVQGTWEGRITRAPRGANGFGYDPVFFVPTHGCTAAELAPEEKNRLSHRGQALRQLVAVLAPGRE, from the coding sequence GTGACCCGCCGGATCGTGCTCGCGAGCAGCAACGCGGGCAAGGTGCGCGAGATCAACCAGATGCTCGCCGGTCACGACCTCGAGGTCGTCCCGCAGTCGCAGTTCGCCGTGACCGACGTCGAGGAGACCGGCCTCACCTTCGTCGAGAACGCGATCCTCAAGGCCCGCCATGCCGCGCGCCACGCGCGGCTGCCGGCCGTCGCCGACGACTCCGGGCTCGAGGTCGATGCGCTCGAGGGCGCCCCGGGCATCTATTCGGCGCGCTACGCCGGACCGGGCGCCGGCGACGCGGCCAACCTGCGCAAGCTGCTCGAGCAGCTCGAACAGGTGCCGGACGCCCGGCGCACCGCGCGCTTCCAGTGCCTGATGGTGTACCTGCGCCACGCCGACGATCCCACTCCGCTCATCGTCCAGGGCACGTGGGAGGGCCGGATCACCCGCGCCCCGCGCGGCGCGAACGGTTTCGGCTACGATCCCGTGTTCTTCGTCCCCACGCACGGGTGCACGGCCGCCGAGCTCGCGCCCGAAGAGAAGAACCGGCTTTCGCACCGCGGCCAGGCGCTGCGCCAGCTCGTCGCTGTCCTGGCGCCGGGACGCGAGTGA
- a CDS encoding RidA family protein, with the protein MKRQTITTNEAPKAIGTYSQAVRVGNTVYLSGQIPLVPATMELESGDMRAQITRVFENLRAVARAAGGDLKDVVKLNVFLTDLTHFPLVNEIMARYFTEPYPARAAIGVAALPKGAAVEMDAVMVLE; encoded by the coding sequence ATGAAGCGCCAAACGATAACCACGAACGAAGCGCCCAAAGCCATCGGCACCTACTCTCAGGCCGTCCGGGTCGGGAACACCGTCTACCTCTCCGGTCAGATCCCGCTCGTGCCGGCCACCATGGAGCTCGAATCGGGCGACATGCGCGCGCAGATCACGCGCGTGTTCGAGAACCTCCGCGCCGTCGCGCGCGCCGCGGGCGGCGACCTGAAGGACGTGGTGAAGCTCAACGTCTTCCTGACCGATCTCACTCACTTCCCGCTCGTGAACGAAATCATGGCGCGTTACTTCACCGAACCGTATCCCGCCCGCGCGGCGATCGGCGTCGCCGCCCTGCCCAAGGGCGCCGCCGTCGAGATGGATGCGGTCATGGTGCTCGAATAA
- the hemW gene encoding radical SAM family heme chaperone HemW, whose translation MPAPLPPLSLYVHLPWCVRKCPYCDFNSHALRGELEEDAYVDALLRDLAHAATLAGGREVRTIFIGGGTPSLFHPSSIARLLAGIGDRVPLAAAAEITLEANPGTVELDRFRGFREAGVNRLSIGIQSFEEGKLRALGRIHGPEEARRAAEAAGAAGFRNLNLDLMYGLPGQTAGQALADIEIALAYGPAHLSAYQLTLEPHTYFHAHPPPLPDDEAVASMHQAIEERLRDAGYRHYEVSAYARHGSECRHNLNYWEFGDYLGIGAGAHAKITGAGGTWRYANARHPAAYMRHAGTDAARASTQRLEEPDLVFEFMLNALRLHAGFAPALFEERTGLPFDRLDRGLETGRRRGLIEPGTDRVVPSELGRRFLNDLLLAFVPDRSSPAATAVI comes from the coding sequence ATGCCCGCGCCCCTTCCGCCGCTCTCGCTGTACGTGCACCTGCCCTGGTGCGTGCGCAAGTGTCCGTACTGCGACTTCAACTCGCACGCGCTGCGCGGCGAGCTCGAGGAGGACGCTTACGTCGACGCGCTGCTGCGCGACCTCGCGCACGCGGCGACGCTCGCCGGCGGCCGCGAGGTGCGGACGATCTTCATCGGCGGCGGGACGCCGAGCCTGTTCCACCCCTCCTCGATTGCGCGCCTGCTCGCGGGCATCGGGGACCGCGTCCCGCTCGCGGCGGCCGCCGAAATCACGCTCGAGGCGAACCCCGGTACGGTCGAGCTCGATCGCTTCCGCGGATTCCGGGAGGCGGGCGTGAACCGGCTCTCGATCGGCATCCAAAGTTTCGAGGAGGGAAAGCTCCGGGCACTCGGGCGCATTCACGGCCCGGAGGAGGCGCGGCGCGCGGCCGAAGCGGCCGGCGCGGCCGGATTTCGGAACCTCAACCTGGACCTGATGTACGGGCTGCCCGGCCAAACGGCCGGGCAGGCCCTGGCGGACATCGAGATCGCGCTCGCGTACGGACCGGCCCACCTGTCCGCGTACCAGCTCACGCTCGAGCCCCATACGTACTTCCACGCGCACCCGCCTCCGCTTCCGGACGACGAGGCGGTCGCGAGCATGCACCAGGCGATCGAGGAGCGCCTGCGCGACGCCGGCTATCGGCATTACGAGGTGTCGGCGTACGCCCGGCACGGAAGCGAATGCCGGCACAACCTGAACTACTGGGAATTCGGCGACTACCTCGGGATCGGCGCCGGTGCGCACGCCAAGATCACCGGGGCGGGCGGTACGTGGCGCTACGCGAATGCCAGGCACCCGGCGGCGTACATGCGGCACGCCGGCACGGACGCGGCGCGCGCGAGCACCCAACGCCTCGAGGAGCCGGACCTCGTTTTCGAGTTCATGCTCAATGCGCTGCGCCTGCACGCGGGGTTCGCGCCGGCGCTCTTTGAAGAGCGGACCGGCCTGCCGTTCGACCGCCTGGACCGCGGCCTGGAGACGGGGCGGCGACGGGGGCTGATCGAGCCGGGCACCGACCGCGTCGTGCCGAGCGAGCTCGGGCGTCGCTTCCTGAACGACCTGCTGCTGGCCTTCGTCCCGGACCGGTCCTCCCCTGCCGCGACTGCGGTGATTTGA
- a CDS encoding RelA/SpoT family protein: MTIQPSKTPPPTPPAGRESSPRRESAVPADAATADTGRRERSGGTRTPPVRFRISDLCPLLESYLEPKDVAEVYRAYLFSAEVHDGQQRRSGEPYISHPLEVAHILASMHMDARSLMAAILHDVIEDTRTAKDLLADDFGKDVAELVDGVSKITRIEFQSQEEAQAENFRKMLLAMASDIRVILIKLADRLHNMRTIGYLSRARQRAIARETLDIYAPIANRLGVRQWATELEDLSMATLYPLRYRILSEAIRKRRANRKAIVEKVRTAIVKQLEQEGVQAEVTGREKNVYSIYRKMETKKLSFEQVYDIYGFRVIVDKADTCYRVLGMLHSLYKPIPGRFKDYIAIPKANGYQSLHTVVFGPFGVSIELQIRTREMHRVAEAGVASHWLYKTGDGGDTMRERALQWLKDLLEIQQKAGNPHEFLEHLKIDLFPDEVYVFTPNGEIKKLPRGATVIDFAYDVHTDIGNRCVGAKVNHELVPLRTTLKNGDHVEIITSAVGHPNPSWLDYVVTSKARAHIRSYLKNQQVGGAMSLGSRLLEKALSDLGGSLSAITDAQKTALLKTLKLKTWNDLLGEIGLGNRLAAVVARQLVPVKTEEEEGGFLKLFRRRRSAGEKRPTLAIRGTEGVVVTYARCCRPIPGDPILGFLSAGRGIVVHTTDCPNVAKYRKHPEQWIDVRWEQQIEGVFPVAMRVEVRNQRGVLAQVASAIAEQEANIDAVSFDDRDGQYTSMEFTVEVKDRAHLARIMRGIRQNEAVVRINRKKG, encoded by the coding sequence ATGACGATACAGCCGAGCAAAACCCCGCCGCCGACGCCGCCGGCGGGACGGGAGAGCTCCCCCAGGCGTGAGTCGGCGGTCCCCGCGGACGCCGCGACGGCCGACACCGGCCGGCGCGAGCGGTCGGGGGGGACCCGTACTCCGCCCGTCCGGTTTCGCATCAGCGACCTCTGTCCGCTGCTCGAGAGCTACCTAGAGCCCAAGGACGTCGCCGAGGTCTACCGCGCCTACCTCTTCAGCGCCGAGGTTCACGACGGCCAGCAGCGGCGCAGCGGCGAGCCGTACATCTCCCACCCCCTCGAAGTCGCGCACATCCTGGCGTCCATGCACATGGACGCCCGCAGCCTCATGGCCGCGATCCTGCACGACGTGATCGAGGACACGCGCACCGCGAAGGACCTGCTCGCCGACGACTTCGGCAAGGACGTCGCGGAGCTCGTGGACGGCGTGTCCAAGATCACCCGGATCGAGTTCCAGTCGCAGGAGGAGGCGCAGGCGGAGAACTTCCGCAAGATGCTGCTCGCGATGGCGAGCGACATCCGCGTCATCCTCATCAAGCTCGCCGACCGGCTGCACAACATGCGCACGATCGGCTACCTCAGCCGCGCGCGCCAGCGCGCGATCGCGCGCGAGACCCTCGACATCTATGCCCCGATCGCGAACCGCCTGGGCGTGCGCCAATGGGCGACCGAGCTCGAAGACCTGTCGATGGCGACACTCTACCCGCTGCGCTATCGCATCCTCTCGGAGGCCATCCGCAAGCGCCGCGCGAACCGCAAGGCCATCGTCGAGAAGGTGCGCACGGCGATCGTGAAGCAGCTCGAGCAGGAGGGCGTGCAGGCGGAGGTCACGGGGCGCGAGAAGAATGTCTACAGCATCTACCGCAAGATGGAGACGAAGAAGCTCTCCTTCGAGCAGGTCTACGACATCTACGGCTTCCGCGTGATCGTCGACAAGGCCGACACCTGCTACCGCGTGCTCGGCATGCTGCACAGCCTCTACAAGCCCATCCCCGGGCGCTTCAAGGACTACATCGCGATCCCCAAGGCGAACGGCTACCAGTCGCTGCACACGGTGGTGTTCGGCCCCTTCGGCGTCTCGATCGAGCTCCAGATCCGCACGCGCGAGATGCACCGGGTCGCCGAGGCCGGCGTCGCGTCGCACTGGCTCTACAAGACGGGCGACGGCGGCGACACCATGCGCGAGCGGGCGCTGCAGTGGCTCAAGGACCTGCTCGAGATCCAGCAGAAGGCCGGCAACCCGCACGAGTTCCTCGAGCACCTCAAGATCGACCTCTTCCCCGACGAGGTCTACGTGTTCACGCCGAACGGCGAGATCAAGAAGCTGCCGCGCGGCGCGACCGTCATCGACTTCGCCTACGACGTGCACACCGACATCGGCAACCGCTGCGTCGGCGCCAAGGTGAACCACGAGCTCGTGCCGCTGCGCACGACGCTCAAGAACGGCGACCACGTCGAGATCATCACCTCCGCGGTCGGCCACCCCAATCCGTCCTGGCTCGACTACGTGGTCACGAGCAAGGCCCGGGCGCACATCCGCAGCTACCTCAAGAACCAGCAGGTCGGCGGCGCGATGAGCCTCGGCAGCCGGTTGCTCGAGAAGGCGCTTTCCGATCTCGGCGGAAGCCTGTCGGCGATCACCGACGCGCAGAAGACGGCGCTGCTGAAGACGCTCAAGCTCAAGACCTGGAACGATCTCCTGGGCGAGATCGGCCTGGGGAACCGGCTTGCGGCCGTGGTCGCGCGCCAGCTCGTCCCGGTGAAGACCGAGGAGGAGGAAGGCGGTTTCCTCAAGCTCTTCCGCCGCAGGCGCAGCGCCGGCGAGAAGCGCCCGACGCTCGCGATCCGCGGCACCGAGGGCGTCGTCGTCACGTACGCGCGCTGCTGCCGCCCCATCCCGGGCGACCCCATCCTCGGTTTTCTTTCGGCGGGACGCGGGATCGTGGTCCACACCACCGACTGCCCGAACGTCGCCAAGTACCGCAAGCACCCCGAGCAGTGGATCGACGTGCGCTGGGAGCAGCAGATCGAGGGCGTGTTCCCGGTCGCCATGCGGGTGGAAGTGCGCAACCAGCGCGGCGTGCTGGCGCAGGTCGCGAGCGCCATCGCCGAGCAGGAGGCGAACATCGACGCCGTCTCGTTCGACGACCGGGACGGCCAGTACACCAGCATGGAGTTCACCGTCGAGGTGAAGGACCGCGCCCACCTCGCCCGCATCATGCGCGGCATCCGCCAGAACGAGGCGGTCGTCCGCATCAATCGCAAGAAGGGCTAG
- a CDS encoding YicC/YloC family endoribonuclease — protein sequence MTRSMTAFARQGVETPAGALVWELRSVNHRYLDMSLRLPEELRAIENPVRERIASRLERGKVEANLKLQAAEQGPTLHFDAAAARAVLAAAGEATALASGLAPLSVADVLRWPGVLRAPAPDPESVARAALAALNAALDELVATREREGGRLQQLLEERLAAMRAIVANLAAILPEVMRDYRARVEARLGEVRAQLDPARLEQEMVLYTNRADVTEEMDRLQTHIGEVERVLAGGGQIGRRLDFLMQELNRETNTLASKSVDIRLTNAAVELKVLIEQMREQVQNIE from the coding sequence ATGACCCGCAGCATGACCGCCTTCGCCCGGCAGGGCGTGGAAACGCCCGCCGGCGCCCTCGTCTGGGAGCTGCGGTCGGTGAACCACCGCTACCTCGACATGAGCCTGCGGCTGCCCGAAGAGCTGCGCGCGATCGAGAACCCCGTCCGGGAGAGAATCGCGAGCCGCCTCGAACGGGGAAAGGTCGAGGCGAACCTCAAGCTGCAGGCCGCCGAGCAGGGCCCGACGCTCCACTTCGACGCCGCCGCCGCCCGCGCCGTGCTCGCCGCGGCCGGCGAGGCGACGGCCCTGGCGAGCGGCCTCGCGCCCCTCTCGGTCGCGGACGTGCTCCGCTGGCCGGGCGTGCTGCGCGCGCCCGCGCCGGATCCGGAGTCGGTGGCCCGGGCGGCGCTCGCCGCCCTGAACGCCGCTCTCGACGAGCTGGTCGCCACCCGCGAGCGCGAGGGCGGGCGCCTCCAGCAGCTGCTCGAAGAGCGGCTCGCGGCCATGCGCGCGATCGTCGCGAACCTCGCCGCCATCCTCCCCGAGGTCATGCGCGACTACCGCGCCCGCGTCGAAGCCCGCCTCGGCGAGGTCCGCGCGCAGCTCGATCCCGCCCGCCTCGAACAGGAGATGGTGCTCTACACGAACCGCGCGGACGTGACCGAGGAGATGGACCGCCTGCAGACGCACATCGGCGAGGTCGAGCGCGTGCTCGCCGGCGGCGGTCAGATCGGCAGGCGCCTCGACTTCCTGATGCAGGAGCTGAACCGCGAGACCAACACGCTCGCGTCGAAATCGGTCGACATCCGCCTGACCAACGCCGCGGTCGAGCTCAAGGTCCTGATCGAGCAGATGCGCGAGCAGGTGCAGAACATAGAATGA